Proteins from a genomic interval of Paenibacillus sp. FSL R5-0623:
- a CDS encoding aminopeptidase, with the protein MKDPRIQKLAANLVGYSVDVQPGENVLVEMIGSERDLINAIIEEVGKKGGNVFVQLTDKTVQRAMLKNATEEMMKTWAEIDLNRMKQMDCYIGIRAGENVNDLSDVPEEKMKMYNSLYSHPVHSEQRVKHTKWVVLRYPNASMAQLANTSTEAFEDFYFDVCNLDYAKMDKAQDSLANLMKRTDKVRITGPGTELSFSIKDIGAEKCSGQKNIPDGEVYSAPVRNSVNGTISYNSPTLYNGVTFENIKFTFKDGKIVEATSNDTERLNEILNSDEGARHIGEFAIGFNPHILHPMKDILFDEKIAGSLHFTPGQAYEETDNGNRSSIHWDLVLIQRPDYGGGEIYFDDVLIRKDGIFVIPELECLNPDRLK; encoded by the coding sequence ATGAAAGACCCAAGAATTCAAAAGCTTGCAGCAAACCTGGTGGGCTATTCAGTAGATGTACAGCCTGGTGAAAATGTATTGGTTGAAATGATTGGATCGGAACGTGATCTGATTAACGCCATTATTGAAGAGGTAGGCAAAAAAGGTGGTAACGTCTTTGTACAGTTGACTGATAAAACCGTACAGCGTGCGATGCTGAAAAATGCCACAGAAGAAATGATGAAAACATGGGCAGAGATTGATCTGAACCGTATGAAACAGATGGATTGTTATATCGGAATTCGTGCGGGAGAAAATGTGAATGATCTGTCCGATGTGCCGGAAGAAAAAATGAAAATGTACAATTCATTATACTCCCACCCGGTACATAGTGAACAACGTGTCAAACATACGAAATGGGTTGTACTTCGTTACCCTAACGCAAGTATGGCGCAACTCGCCAATACAAGTACAGAAGCATTCGAAGATTTCTACTTCGACGTCTGTAACCTGGATTACGCCAAAATGGACAAAGCGCAGGACTCGCTCGCTAACCTGATGAAGCGGACGGACAAAGTTCGTATTACCGGACCAGGAACAGAGCTGAGCTTCTCCATTAAAGATATCGGTGCAGAGAAATGTTCTGGCCAAAAAAATATCCCGGATGGCGAAGTGTACAGTGCCCCTGTGCGTAATTCCGTGAACGGAACGATTAGTTATAACTCGCCAACCCTGTACAATGGAGTGACTTTTGAAAATATCAAGTTCACGTTCAAGGATGGCAAAATTGTTGAAGCGACAAGTAACGATACAGAGCGTTTGAATGAAATCCTGAATTCGGATGAGGGTGCTCGTCATATCGGTGAATTCGCGATTGGATTTAACCCGCATATTCTTCATCCGATGAAAGATATCCTGTTCGATGAAAAAATCGCAGGCAGCTTGCACTTTACGCCAGGTCAGGCGTATGAAGAAACCGACAATGGCAACCGCTCGTCCATCCACTGGGATCTGGTATTGATCCAGCGTCCGGATTATGGCGGCGGGGAGATTTATTTTGACGATGTGCTGATTCGCAAAGACGGTATCTTTGTTATTCCTGAGCTGGAATGCCTGAATCCGGACCGTTTGAAGTAG
- the cax gene encoding calcium/proton exchanger has translation MRNRISSILLIAFFALSAIAHFLKWDSILQFVISAISVIFVAGFLGKATENVAHYAGQRLGGFLNATFGNAAELIIAIFLVKEGLFDMVKASLTGSIIGNLLLVLGLSIFAGGLKFKIQNYNVSLAGLNGSLMIVAIIALFIPAVFLNTHSITQKDTNTLSLIVAGLLILAYIAWLLFSMVTHKNYLADVTEDRDEELPHEHAPAWSKKKSILYLVLATVMVAFVSEWLVGTLEVFTSEFGLSELFVGAFLVAIIGNAAEHSAAIMLAMKNKIGAAVEIAVGSSLQIALFVAPVLIFVSYFTGRTMDIVFTTIELVAIGVSVFIAKSITQDGSTNWYEGLLLLVVYIILGVSFFLV, from the coding sequence GTGAGAAACCGGATTTCATCCATCTTGCTGATTGCGTTCTTTGCACTCAGTGCCATCGCCCACTTCTTGAAATGGGATTCGATTCTACAGTTCGTAATATCAGCCATTTCGGTTATTTTTGTGGCCGGTTTTTTAGGCAAAGCCACCGAAAATGTGGCTCACTACGCCGGACAGCGGCTGGGTGGATTCTTGAATGCCACGTTCGGCAATGCTGCCGAATTGATCATCGCCATTTTCCTCGTTAAAGAGGGACTGTTCGACATGGTCAAAGCAAGTCTGACAGGCTCCATCATCGGAAATCTGTTGTTAGTGCTCGGGTTAAGTATTTTTGCCGGAGGACTCAAGTTCAAAATTCAGAATTATAATGTTTCACTCGCAGGTCTGAATGGTTCCCTGATGATTGTTGCCATCATTGCCCTGTTTATTCCGGCAGTCTTTCTCAATACACATTCCATTACACAGAAAGACACCAATACACTTAGTCTCATCGTGGCCGGATTGCTCATCCTCGCGTATATTGCGTGGTTGCTATTCTCCATGGTGACACATAAGAACTACCTTGCAGACGTCACTGAGGATCGCGATGAAGAGCTACCTCATGAGCATGCTCCGGCGTGGTCCAAGAAAAAATCTATTCTCTACCTGGTGCTCGCAACAGTCATGGTTGCCTTTGTCAGTGAATGGCTGGTGGGCACGCTCGAAGTCTTCACTTCGGAATTTGGACTTAGCGAACTGTTTGTCGGTGCATTCCTTGTGGCCATCATCGGTAATGCGGCCGAACACAGTGCAGCCATCATGCTTGCCATGAAAAATAAAATCGGAGCAGCCGTCGAGATTGCGGTTGGCAGCAGCTTGCAGATCGCACTCTTCGTTGCTCCTGTTCTGATTTTTGTCAGCTACTTCACAGGCAGAACCATGGATATCGTATTTACAACGATTGAACTGGTCGCCATCGGCGTATCCGTATTTATTGCAAAATCCATTACCCAAGATGGTTCAACGAATTGGTACGAAGGTTTACTCCTGCTCGTGGTATATATCATACTCGGTGTATCCTTCTTCCTGGTGTAA
- a CDS encoding YlaN family protein, with protein sequence MTSSDLQDQLSLKAISLLQEDADKIQKLIEVQMENLATRYCPLYEEVLDTQMYGFSKEVDFAVRAGLLPEGAGKQLVSALERNLAILYEALNKKNEQ encoded by the coding sequence ATGACTTCATCTGATCTGCAGGACCAGCTGAGTTTGAAAGCGATCAGTCTTCTTCAAGAAGATGCAGATAAAATACAGAAGCTTATTGAAGTACAGATGGAGAATCTGGCTACCCGCTACTGCCCTCTCTATGAGGAAGTATTGGATACACAGATGTATGGGTTCTCCAAAGAAGTTGATTTTGCTGTTCGTGCAGGGCTCCTTCCAGAAGGTGCAGGTAAGCAGCTGGTTAGCGCGCTTGAGCGGAATTTGGCAATTCTATATGAAGCCTTGAACAAGAAGAATGAGCAATAG
- the rpsD gene encoding 30S ribosomal protein S4: MARYTGPKFKLSRRLGISLSGTGKELKRPFPPGQHGANQRRKMSNYGMQLQEKQKLRHMYGLGEKQFRTLFSKAQKMQGIAGENFMFLLECRLDNLVYRLGFANSRAGARQLVSHGHVTVNGKKVDIASYQVSTGDVIGLREKSRALSSIKEALEGRSHLPAYVEYNEAAVEGKFIRLPERAELSQDIDEKQIVEFYNR; encoded by the coding sequence ATGGCACGTTACACTGGTCCTAAATTTAAATTGAGCCGTCGCCTCGGCATTTCCCTTAGCGGAACAGGCAAAGAATTGAAACGCCCTTTCCCTCCAGGTCAGCACGGAGCTAACCAACGCAGAAAAATGAGCAACTACGGTATGCAATTGCAAGAAAAACAAAAATTGCGCCACATGTACGGTTTGGGCGAGAAGCAATTCCGCACACTGTTCTCTAAAGCTCAAAAAATGCAAGGTATTGCCGGTGAGAACTTCATGTTCTTGCTTGAGTGCCGCCTTGACAACCTCGTTTACCGCCTTGGGTTTGCTAACTCCCGCGCTGGAGCGCGTCAGTTGGTATCACACGGTCACGTAACTGTAAACGGCAAAAAAGTCGATATCGCTTCTTACCAAGTAAGCACTGGCGATGTAATCGGCTTGCGTGAGAAGAGCCGCGCTCTTTCTTCCATTAAAGAAGCTTTGGAAGGACGTTCGCATCTTCCAGCATACGTTGAATACAACGAAGCAGCTGTAGAAGGTAAATTCATCCGCTTGCCTGAGCGTGCTGAATTGTCCCAAGACATCGATGAAAAACAAATCGTCGAGTTCTACAACCGTTAA
- a CDS encoding methyl-accepting chemotaxis protein, whose protein sequence is MHFFRNRKLAVKLGLLLGIVLLCCIGALIAFNTKSIYDKSLQYGETVAGQAANRATNEFMTDINQVKNTLDTMSTTLLDAAQNGSLNREEIVRLLEQYLKKDEKVFGFYTGWEPNAFDGKDADHVNKNDYDDATGRFIPYAIRDGNTLHFEPLTTYEGNSETSTYYQQPKKTKSIYWSEPVTYTVGGKDTLLVSIVLPLLDENKTFLGIVGADFTIDRFQQNIASLNPDQGYAMLITSEGQIAAHGSKPELANEGAVIPSEMKTIIQRIQSGESQFYATDPEVGEELFIAEPARLQGTDSNWYLVSALPKSHILQPFYDSLNWSILIAALAVLLLASVVTYTIVSIVRQLNQVNIVAGQLAGGDLTQKLPVRSKDEFGVMAGHMNQMMDTLRHTISVISEHALSVGSTSQQLTAGAEETGKAAELIALTGVEVADKAGKQVQELQESSRSMNEISAGIGRIAKAASDVSDSSRAVAERTTVGTDKIQSAMRMVDSATSSVQTSMTALENFRQRSEEIGHITGMITEVSRQTNLLALNASIEASRAGEHGRGFGVVASEIRNLAEQSRISAAQIAALIHSVQQEVLSLVENMEQGNAEVSHIAEVINESGELFLSISSQITDVNEQIEHVSAIAQQMSAGSQQVDATLVQLKTIGHETADHATRVASASEEQLASMEEITAASASLANLTQELLELIQRFKT, encoded by the coding sequence ATGCATTTTTTTCGCAATCGCAAGCTCGCTGTTAAGCTTGGACTTTTACTCGGGATCGTATTACTCTGTTGTATTGGAGCCCTGATTGCATTTAATACCAAATCCATTTACGACAAAAGCCTCCAGTACGGCGAAACCGTTGCTGGACAGGCAGCAAACCGGGCTACAAATGAGTTTATGACTGACATTAATCAGGTCAAAAACACATTGGACACCATGAGTACCACCTTATTGGATGCCGCTCAGAATGGATCACTCAACCGTGAAGAAATCGTCAGACTTCTTGAACAATATCTGAAAAAGGACGAGAAAGTTTTTGGCTTTTATACGGGCTGGGAACCTAATGCCTTTGATGGAAAAGATGCGGATCACGTGAATAAAAATGACTATGATGATGCTACAGGCCGCTTCATCCCCTACGCCATACGGGACGGTAATACCCTGCATTTTGAGCCTCTTACTACCTATGAGGGAAACAGTGAAACCAGTACATACTATCAACAGCCGAAGAAAACCAAATCCATCTATTGGTCCGAGCCAGTTACCTATACAGTTGGCGGAAAAGACACACTACTCGTTTCGATTGTCCTCCCTCTATTAGATGAAAACAAAACTTTTCTGGGCATTGTTGGGGCCGACTTTACCATTGATCGTTTTCAGCAAAATATAGCATCACTTAATCCGGACCAGGGTTATGCCATGCTGATTACTAGTGAAGGACAGATTGCTGCACACGGCTCCAAACCGGAACTGGCTAATGAAGGAGCCGTAATTCCATCTGAAATGAAGACAATCATTCAGCGTATACAATCTGGCGAGTCTCAGTTTTACGCCACTGACCCTGAAGTAGGGGAAGAACTATTTATTGCCGAGCCTGCCAGGTTACAAGGAACGGATTCAAACTGGTACCTTGTATCGGCGCTGCCAAAGAGTCATATCCTTCAACCTTTCTATGACAGCTTGAACTGGTCCATACTGATTGCCGCACTGGCTGTACTTCTGCTTGCAAGTGTGGTTACCTACACCATCGTCTCCATTGTAAGGCAGTTGAATCAAGTTAATATCGTCGCTGGACAGCTGGCTGGCGGGGATTTGACACAAAAGTTACCTGTGCGATCCAAAGATGAATTTGGCGTCATGGCGGGTCATATGAATCAGATGATGGATACACTGCGGCATACCATATCGGTTATATCCGAACATGCTTTATCTGTCGGCTCTACTTCTCAACAATTGACCGCAGGTGCCGAAGAAACAGGTAAAGCAGCCGAACTGATTGCATTAACAGGAGTCGAAGTTGCAGATAAAGCAGGTAAACAGGTGCAAGAGCTGCAAGAGTCCTCCCGTTCCATGAATGAAATATCTGCAGGGATCGGAAGAATTGCAAAGGCCGCCTCCGATGTATCGGATTCATCGCGAGCTGTGGCTGAGCGAACAACTGTTGGAACCGATAAGATTCAGTCCGCCATGCGTATGGTTGATAGTGCCACCTCTTCTGTGCAGACGTCCATGACCGCACTGGAGAATTTCCGTCAACGTTCGGAAGAGATTGGACATATTACAGGCATGATCACGGAAGTTAGCCGTCAAACCAATCTTCTTGCCCTTAACGCTTCCATTGAAGCATCACGAGCAGGTGAACACGGGCGCGGCTTTGGTGTTGTTGCTTCCGAGATTCGTAATCTGGCTGAACAATCCAGAATATCGGCAGCGCAGATTGCAGCGTTAATTCATAGTGTTCAGCAAGAGGTCCTTTCTCTCGTTGAAAATATGGAACAGGGGAATGCCGAGGTGAGCCATATAGCGGAAGTGATTAATGAAAGTGGTGAACTATTCCTCTCCATTTCATCACAGATTACAGATGTTAATGAGCAGATTGAGCATGTCTCAGCCATTGCGCAGCAGATGTCAGCTGGGTCACAGCAGGTGGATGCCACGTTAGTGCAACTCAAAACCATTGGTCATGAGACGGCAGATCACGCAACTCGTGTTGCCTCTGCCTCTGAAGAACAACTCGCATCCATGGAAGAGATTACGGCGGCATCTGCCTCACTGGCTAATCTTACCCAGGAACTATTAGAGCTGATTCAACGCTTCAAAACCTAA
- a CDS encoding sensor domain-containing diguanylate cyclase, with protein MLEHLRSLPASLNSRSSGDSASFAAPHSHEEHVLWMQKMDITPFDFSYLGSLLEQAYSDWNSREGSRLARTSTFYSVWNTEGDCIGYDSDHEADPGVNARRLVLECLDKRQVLSLKGTSENGQYLIITHPLFSRTNKDMFAVFTAVIYESNGYETSEAVVQSEALHYHTCFYRRFEYIFMTDLLHAHEQTAREEHRRSILFQIVQRMHDKMDVEAILDEVFDSMDYLYPATYIKLYMSQDQNNSDPRIKPLLVHERGEDICVRSFMEGKLIVARSDDAENRIVDIGIPLKGKQGIYGVFHIEMNEEIMEESDLQLITMMVDTAGTAFENAKLHEQSNMLIQELRLINDLTQRLNKSLHLSEIYQLSEQELKEIFQAETCCILQLNDSTNDFEVMSSNVKDVFHQSFSVDYGIAGLVYRTEEPLIIVNYAQYDKVSSFFMEDTGSMSLIASPIRVNGEVKGAILLGHSREHYFSYDNYRLLQMLSIHIGLALSNATLHAEVRRLANLDMLTGLYVRHYLDSVIHERQAHEFCGSLIVVDIDQFKQVNDTFGHQTGDQVLKQVSEIVTSSVRSEDVCARWGGEELAIYMPQVSVRQALDYAEVIRKRVAEETRPPVTVSSGIAEWNWMDEKVSVESLFYRADMALYSAKNGGRNRIVVEEQNVTG; from the coding sequence ATGTTAGAACATCTAAGAAGTTTACCTGCCAGCTTGAATTCACGAAGTTCGGGCGATTCCGCATCTTTTGCCGCTCCTCATTCTCATGAAGAGCATGTGTTGTGGATGCAAAAAATGGATATCACACCTTTTGATTTTTCATATTTAGGCAGCTTGCTAGAGCAGGCATACAGTGACTGGAACTCCAGAGAGGGTTCAAGGCTTGCCAGAACATCAACCTTTTACAGCGTGTGGAACACGGAAGGTGATTGCATAGGATACGATAGCGATCATGAAGCTGATCCGGGCGTAAATGCACGCAGGCTGGTATTGGAATGTTTGGATAAAAGACAGGTCCTGTCCCTTAAAGGGACAAGCGAAAACGGACAATATCTTATAATAACACATCCCTTATTCTCCAGAACTAACAAGGATATGTTTGCCGTATTCACCGCTGTGATCTATGAATCCAATGGATATGAAACGTCTGAAGCTGTGGTTCAATCTGAGGCATTGCATTATCACACCTGCTTTTACCGAAGATTCGAATACATATTTATGACGGACCTGTTACATGCTCATGAACAAACAGCTCGTGAGGAACACCGGAGGTCCATTCTCTTTCAGATTGTTCAGCGAATGCATGACAAAATGGATGTCGAGGCCATATTGGATGAGGTATTTGACAGTATGGACTACTTGTACCCGGCCACTTATATCAAATTGTATATGTCTCAGGATCAGAACAACTCTGATCCACGGATTAAACCGTTGCTTGTCCACGAGCGAGGAGAAGATATTTGTGTGCGTTCATTTATGGAAGGTAAGCTGATCGTTGCTCGCTCAGATGATGCAGAGAACCGCATTGTAGATATAGGGATTCCGCTGAAAGGCAAACAAGGCATATACGGTGTGTTCCATATCGAAATGAATGAAGAGATTATGGAAGAATCGGACTTGCAATTGATTACGATGATGGTAGACACTGCAGGAACGGCCTTTGAGAACGCCAAGCTGCATGAACAATCCAATATGTTAATTCAGGAACTTCGTTTAATTAATGATCTTACACAGCGGTTGAACAAAAGCCTGCATCTTTCGGAGATCTATCAATTATCCGAGCAAGAGTTAAAGGAAATATTCCAGGCTGAAACGTGTTGCATTCTTCAACTCAATGACAGTACCAATGACTTCGAAGTCATGTCATCTAACGTGAAAGATGTTTTTCACCAATCTTTTTCTGTAGACTACGGTATCGCAGGTTTGGTGTACCGAACAGAGGAACCGCTTATTATAGTCAATTATGCGCAATACGATAAAGTGTCCTCCTTTTTCATGGAAGATACGGGATCCATGTCACTGATTGCATCACCGATCAGAGTCAATGGTGAAGTGAAGGGTGCCATTTTGCTGGGACACAGTAGAGAGCATTACTTTTCATATGATAACTATCGGCTCTTGCAGATGTTATCCATCCATATCGGGCTTGCCCTTTCAAATGCCACGCTGCATGCCGAGGTTCGGCGCTTGGCTAATCTGGATATGTTGACAGGTCTGTACGTGAGGCATTATCTGGATAGTGTGATTCACGAGCGACAGGCTCATGAATTCTGTGGCTCCCTCATTGTGGTGGATATTGATCAGTTCAAACAGGTGAATGACACATTCGGACACCAGACGGGGGATCAAGTATTGAAGCAAGTGAGTGAGATCGTCACCAGCTCTGTTCGCTCAGAGGATGTCTGTGCCAGATGGGGTGGAGAAGAACTGGCGATCTATATGCCACAGGTGAGTGTAAGGCAGGCGTTAGATTATGCAGAAGTGATTCGAAAAAGAGTCGCAGAAGAGACCAGACCGCCTGTTACGGTATCCAGTGGCATCGCAGAGTGGAATTGGATGGATGAAAAGGTCAGTGTCGAGTCCTTGTTTTATCGGGCTGATATGGCTTTGTACAGCGCCAAGAATGGTGGTCGGAACAGAATCGTTGTAGAGGAACAGAATGTAACAGGTTAA
- a CDS encoding HPr family phosphocarrier protein: MSSNNAAVVEIAQTAGKFTSSIVLHSENKYIDVKSILGLFTTLISTHSYELHVHGPDAVEAKAAMSEVFAKHGLNVSIASE; the protein is encoded by the coding sequence ATGTCGAGTAATAACGCGGCTGTAGTGGAAATTGCTCAAACAGCAGGCAAGTTTACTTCTTCAATCGTGCTTCATTCGGAGAACAAGTATATCGATGTAAAAAGTATTCTCGGATTGTTTACAACGCTGATTAGCACGCACAGCTATGAACTGCATGTTCATGGTCCAGATGCAGTTGAAGCAAAAGCAGCCATGTCAGAAGTATTTGCCAAGCATGGACTGAATGTAAGCATTGCATCTGAGTAA
- a CDS encoding Asp23/Gls24 family envelope stress response protein, translated as MAEQLQLESGNIRIADDVVAKIAGMAAMETPGIAAMSGGLSEGWAKRLSGKNVQKGVSVEVGQLEAAIDLRIIVLYETPIHEVSRMLQQNVREAVETMTGLRVVEVNVKVEGVSFKGDDL; from the coding sequence ATGGCAGAACAACTTCAACTGGAGAGCGGAAACATCCGGATTGCCGATGACGTGGTTGCAAAAATTGCCGGAATGGCTGCAATGGAAACACCCGGAATTGCCGCAATGTCTGGAGGATTGTCAGAGGGCTGGGCGAAGCGACTCAGCGGTAAAAACGTACAGAAAGGCGTGAGCGTTGAGGTCGGCCAGCTGGAAGCAGCCATTGACCTGCGCATCATCGTCCTGTACGAAACCCCGATTCATGAAGTTTCCCGTATGCTTCAGCAGAATGTAAGAGAAGCGGTAGAGACCATGACCGGATTACGCGTGGTTGAAGTCAATGTAAAGGTAGAAGGCGTATCTTTCAAAGGCGACGATCTGTAG